AAGGGCGGTGAGACCAACCTCGACGAACTCGTCCCCGCCTGCGGACCGGACAACCGCAACGTCGGCGACCGTCCCGGACAATGGGAAACCGGACCCATCACCAGCGGCCCCGACACCGGCCGGATCGGTTGGCGGCTCGCGGGCAGCGGCACCGCATACCGTGTCAACCGGGTCCACGACCCCGGTCCTATCTTCGCGAGACCGCCGCCCATGACCTACCGGGCAATCACGAAGTCCCAGCGACCGGCCACCGCCTATCGCGACATCATCGCAGGTAGAAGACGTGCTGCAGCGGGTCGTGAACGCGGCGTAGAGGCCCGGGACGACCCGGGCGCTACGTGGTCTCGATGAGCTGCTGTGGGGTCTTACCCGTCGTCTGGAACACGACCCGGCGTCCGATGAGTACGGCGTGGTCGGCGAACCGCTCGTAGTACCGGCCGAGGAGCGTGACGTCGACGGCCGCCGCGACGCCGTGGCGCCATTCTCGGTCCATCAGGACCGAGAACAGGTGGCGGTGCAGGTCGTCCATCGCGTCGTCGTCGTCCTCGAGTTGGAGCGCGTCCTGCGGGTCCTGGGAGTCCAGGACCTCCCGCGCGGCATGCGCGAGTTTGACGGCCAGCCGGCCCATCTCCGCGAAGTAGCCGTCGACCTCCTCGGGGAGGGTCTTGTTCGGGTGCCGCCGCCGCGCGACCTTCGCGACGTGGAGCGCGAGCGCCCCCATCCGGTCCACGTCGGCGACGATCTGGAAGCCGGTGACGGTGGCGCGCAGATCGGCGGGTTGGGGCGCCTGCTGCGCGAGGAGGGCGAAGGCCTGTTTCTCGGCCTCGGCCGACATCTCGGTCATCCGGTCGTGATCGGTGATCACCTGTTCGGCGATCGGCAGATCGGCCTGCAGCAGTGCCCTCGTCGCAAGATTCATGGCCCCCCCGGCGAGTTCACACATCTCGCCGAGGATTCCGTTCAGCGCGGCAACCTGTTCCTGGTACGCGCTGGTCTTCGAGGACCGCTTACGCATGACTCCACCCTACTGGTGTCCGGATCGTCCGAGTCGTGCGCAATGCCGAATCGACCGCGATCGGGCTTATTCGCAGCGCGCGTCGCCGGCGTTGGTGACGGCCAGGTCGCTGGGCAGATCGGCGTCGACGACCCGCGCGGGCAACTGGTCGACGGTGATGTGCGTGCCCGGCTTCGCGTAGGACTTCAGCTGCGTCGACGTCGTGTAGTCGTTGCCGAGGATCACCTCGACGCCGGATTTCACCGAGCGGTCGGCCTGGATCTTGGCGCCGGGGAACATACGGGCAAGGGTGCCGGCG
This genomic interval from Gordonia sp. X0973 contains the following:
- the phoU gene encoding phosphate signaling complex protein PhoU translates to MRKRSSKTSAYQEQVAALNGILGEMCELAGGAMNLATRALLQADLPIAEQVITDHDRMTEMSAEAEKQAFALLAQQAPQPADLRATVTGFQIVADVDRMGALALHVAKVARRRHPNKTLPEEVDGYFAEMGRLAVKLAHAAREVLDSQDPQDALQLEDDDDAMDDLHRHLFSVLMDREWRHGVAAAVDVTLLGRYYERFADHAVLIGRRVVFQTTGKTPQQLIETT